One Coccinella septempunctata chromosome 8, icCocSept1.1, whole genome shotgun sequence genomic window carries:
- the LOC123319104 gene encoding chaoptin, which translates to MMQLHHFFHIGYGLVIGTFLLMMWISYVESKDAEFSRYPPCYFNSFCRCSKSMPDLGIVHCENVHLPKIPESVNISKVFKIHLINNGLRTIEPYFLQSTGLYKIEISHNPLYIIPDEAFMGLGKSLWELDLSHDHLTVVPTRAMKYLQKLKVLDLTGNDIIKIFPENWRGLGNTLQTLILADNSITNLQADLFSGLNELDTLDLAGNNLKEIDPSVFRDGMEKLSNLYLANNQLGNIPYQAIYPLKTLKDLDLSYNKITTMNPFIEVGVQTVNYNFALNLDELRLEYNQITELPPGSFLLFNVLNKTYLDGNNLGHIGDNAFRQARIKELYIRRCSITELSPIAFDGLEDYLEILDLSGNSLEQIPIDLFDRMTQLRSLFLGDNRLKSLNAADLFNSFLFTLNRLDVTGRENPDISLQEIRRLKGLRLLSLTKVSKNSLGPDDFKEFGVDLQELDIVNGGLQTIQSHTFRYVHGLRSIDFSENGIGSIEPNAFYDIGHSLVSLKISHGLSSNMQNIPVEPFKQLTNLEELDLSNNKIRNVPDTSFHFLKKLRSLELQDNTIENLQKGTFQGDIHSNLEEISLSFNNIRTIKQHTFVELPSLEEILLDDNKIETLERRAFMNLETLKVLNLKGNKISKISYEAFQNLPELEDLDLSYNKMTEFDFTMFDQVGTLAMFHVNMSHNALKDLHFSSIEAEYGSSGVHTNVKVLDLSFNNISTISRAFFKPAELSLTHLYLCSNKILNASMEVFGNMPHLQMLDISDNMIYELEFDTFRNTRRLQILDASNNRIADVPNDLFRFLKELRIVNLSRNRLRALPDNLFREDAIEHVDLSHNILGKLPLNSFSVSAARNLYELDLSWNSISSLSHGGMLSRFQSLNWLDLSYNRLAQIDAGTFRELPRLSNLDLGNNIQLTLEPNGLTFQGLEDSLLQLNLDNVSLSQVPVLPTPHLISLSLADNYLPTVPPEMATNLSSLCELNLNNNDLTSVPIVTHSLPELRYLYMADNPITSLSNTSLLGVADSLKELDIRNLDIRELEAGAFCKLSSLRTLSISFYRNLKNFNIPKLLMNNCALEELEVNVDMATEQNLEKEMAGYFPTNLKNMTLSGAGLKKLGTNVFKGIRSPVFHLCLQNTSIKTLGSDLFQNFGEVENITIDLRENPMIKGLQNPSTGSKPMLNKRIFLLDLQISGGNWECNCELGWIEVWLRKKRQYLCSQPSHSSGSDDDHDCRFASDDLRDAQCGNRNNQSLLEILKTDIECGWSSSSCYKFSVILVSILLFVNWLAV; encoded by the exons CGTTAATATATCGAAAGTGTTCAAGATTCATTTGATCAACAATGGTTTGAGGACTATCGAGCCGTATTTTTTACAAAGCACAG gtctatataaaatagaaataagcCATAACCCCCTGTATATTATTCCTGATGAGGCATTTATGGGACTCGGAAAATCTCTCTGGGAACTCGATCTAAGTCATGATCATCTAACTGTAGTTCCAACAAGAGCAATGAAATATCTACAGAAACTTAAGGTCTTGGATCTCACTG GAAACGATATCATTAAGATATTCCCAGAAAACTGGCGTGGTCTAGGAAATACTCTTCAGACTCTCATTCTGGCTGACAATTCCATAACGAACCTCCAGGCAGATCTGTTCTCCGGTCTGAACGAGTTAGACACGTTAGATTTGGCTGGAAACAATTTAAAAGAAATCGATCCTTCGGTATTCAGGGACGGAATGGAAAAATTGTCGAATCTTTATTTGGCTAACAACCAGTTGGGAAATATCCCCTATCAGGCCATATACCCTCTGAAAACACTGAAGGATCTGGACTTGAGCTACAACAAAATAACAACCATGAATCCTTTCATCGAGGTTGGGGTTCAAACCGTCAATTACAACTTCGCTTTGAATTTGGACGAGCTGAGATTGGAGTACAATCAGATAACAGAGCTTCCGCCTGGATCTTTCTTGCTGTTCAACGTCCTGAATAAGACCTATTTGGATGGAAACAATCTTGGACATATAGGG GACAATGCGTTTCGCCAAGCAAGGATAAAAGAATTATACATCAGAAGATGCAGTATAACAGAATTATCACCCATTGCCTTCGATGGACTAGAAGATTATCTAGAAATACTCGATTTATCTGGGAACAGTTTGGAACAAATACCAATTGATTTATTCGACAGGATGACACAACTCAGGAGCTTATTTCTTGGTGACAATCGATTGAAAAGTTTGAATGCTGCAGATTTATTCAATAGTTTTCTCTTCACTCTGAACCGTTTGGATGTAACTGGAAGAGAAAATCCAGACATTTCCCTGCAAGAAATCCGTAG GTTGAAAGGTCTCAGATTGTTGTCACTAACAAAAGTGAGCAAAAATTCGCTAGGACCAGATGATTTCAAAGAGTTTGGGGTCGACCTGCAGGAGCTTGATATAGTTAATGGTGGCTTGCAGACAATACAAAGCCATACATTCAGATATGTGCATGGCTTGAGAAGCATTGACTTTTccgaaaatggtataggaagcATTGAACCCAACGCATTTTACGAC ATCGGGCACTCCTTGGTCAGTTTGAAGATCTCCCATGGTCTCTCGTCTAATATGCAGAATATTCCTGTCGAACCCTTCAAACAGCTAACAAACCTAGAGGAACTCGATCTCAGCAATAACAAAATCCGAAATGTACCAGACACTTCTTTCCACTTCTTGAAGAAATTACGGTCTCTGGAGTTACAAGATAACACTATCGAGAATCTGCAAAAAGGTACTTTCCAG GGAGACATACATTCGAATCTGGAAGAAATATCCTTGTCCTTCAACAACATCAGGACAATCAAACAGCATACTTTCGTCGAGCTACCAAGTTTGGAGGAAATTCTCCTCGACGACAACAAGATAGAAACTCTAGAGAGGAGGGCTTTCATGAACCTGGAAACCCTCAAGGTGCTGAACCTTAAGGGCAACAAAATTTCTAAGATATCCTACGAGGCTTTTCAAAACCTGCCAGAATTGGAGGATTTGGATCTGTCCTACAACAAAATGACTGAATTCGATTTCACTATGTTCGATCAAGTAGGCACCCTTGCCATGTTCCATGTTAACATGAGCCATAACGCCTTGAAAGATCTGCATTTTAGTAGCATTGAAGCGGAATATG GTTCTAGTGGAGTTCACACCAACGTTAAAGTTCTTGACTTATCGTTCAACAATATCTCTACAATATCGAGAGCTTTCTTCAAACCAGCTGAGCTCTCCCTGACGCATCTTTATCTGTGCAGCAACAAGATCTTAAACGCCAGTATGGAGGTATTCGGAAATATGCCTCACCTACAAATGCTAGATATTTCCGACAATATGATCTATGAGTTGGAATTTGATACTTTCAGAAACACCAGAAGATTGCAG ATCCTTGATGCCTCTAACAATAGAATAGCAGATGTACCAAATGACCTcttcagatttctcaaagaaTTACGCATAGTGAATCTTTCTCGCAACAGATTGAGAGCCTTACCAGATAATCTGTTTAGAGAAGATGCAATTGAGCATGTGGATTTGTCCCACAACATACTGGGAAAATTACCTTTGAACAGCTTCTCAGTTTCAGCTGCTAGAAATTTGTACGAGTTGGATCTCTCGTGGAATAGCATCTCATCATTGTCTCATGGTGGAATGTTGTCGAGATTCCAG AGTCTCAACTGGCTGGATCTTTCTTATAATCGTCTGGCTCAAATAGATGCAGGTACGTTTAGAGAGCTTCCAAGATTGTCAAATCTGGATCTGGGCAATAATATTCAGTTGACGCTTGAACCAAATGGACTAACATTCCAAGGTTTGGAGGATTCTTTGCTGCAACTAAATTTGGACAACGTGTCTCTATCACAG GTTCCAGTTCTTCCAACTCCTCACCTTATATCGCTTTCTTTGGCGGACAACTATCTACCAACAGTACCTCCAGAAATGGCCACCAACCTAAGTTCTTTGTGCGAGTTGAATCTGAACAACAACGACCTAACTTCTGTACCTATTGTTACTCATTCTCTACCGGAATTGAGGTACTTGTATATGGCTGATAATCCTATAACTTCCTTGAGCAACACCAGTTTACTAGGAGTAGCTGACAGTCTGAAGGAGTTAGATATACGAAATTTGGACATCCGAGAGTTAGAG GCAGGTGCATTTTGTAAGCTGAGCTCACTGAGGACTTTGAGTATAAGTTTTTATCGtaacttgaaaaatttcaatattcctaaGCTTCTTATGAACAACTGTGCCTTGGAGGAATTGGAAGTGAAT GTTGATATGGCTACTGAAcaaaatctggagaaagagatggCAGGTTATTTTCCCACAAATTTGAAGAACATGACGTTATCTGGAGCTGGTCTGAAGAAGCTGGGCACAAATGTATTCAAG GGTATAAGAAGTCCAGTTTTCCATCTGTGCTTGCAGAATACGAGTATCAAAACTCTTGGTTCAGATTTATTCCAGAATTTCGGAGAGGTAGAGAATATTACGATTGATTTGAGGGAGAATCCCATGATCAAGGGTCTTCAGAATCCATCAACCGGAAGTAAGCCAATGTTGAACAAGAGGATCTTTCTGCTTGATCTTCAGATATCTGGTGGCAATTGGGAATGTAACTGTGAACTGGG ATGGATCGAAGTATGGCTGAGAAAAAAACGACAGTACCTCTGCAGTCAACCCAGTCATTCTTCTGGTTCTGACGACGACCACGACTGTAGGTTTGCTAGTGATGATCTGAGGGATGCACAGTGCGGCAATAGAAATAATCAAAGCTTGTTGGAAATATTGAAGACAGATATTGAATGTGGCTGGAGTTCCTCCTCATGTTATAAGTTCTCAGTTATTTTAGTTTCAATTTTACTTTTCGTCAACTGGTTAGCCGTTTAA